A region of the Zymomonas mobilis subsp. mobilis ATCC 10988 genome:
TCCTACTTTTGGTCTGAATGCGGTCTGGATTCCTGAAAATCGCCGTTCTGATGCTATTGTAGCGGGTTATACAGTGGTTGATGCAGCAACAGTTATTGCAACCCATCTTAATCAGTCTATTATCAATAACGCCGCTGATCTTTTTGGCATGGATGATGCCCAAAAATTACTTGATATGTTGAAAGAAACCGCTCCCCAGCTTGTATCTGCCGTGACGCCTCAACCGTTATCTTTGGCAGTGATTACGCTGATTTGCCGCTCTCTGTTATGGGAAGGTGTTTCTCTTCACGAATTCCGGCGTATTGTTGAAGCGATGGTTGATGCTGTCCGAGAGGAAACGGAACCGAATGCCCTGTTGGAAGCGATCAGAATACGTATTGGTGGTATCATCGTTCAGTCGATCGTTCCTGTAAAAATGCCTTTGCCAGTGGTTACTTTTGAACCCAAGTTAGAGGCGTTGCTTTCTCAAGGCGTGCGTTCAGGCCCCCAAGCCGCTCATCCTTTTGAACCCGCCTTGGCAAACAGGATTGTGACCGCACTTGAATCGGCAGCCCAGCCGCTTTTGTCGAATGGGCAGCGTTTTGCAATTGTGACCTCGCCGGTTATCCGGCGACCTTTGGCACGTTTGCTTAAACCGCATTTTTCTGAAATTTCTGTGCTGTCTTTTCTTGAAATCCCAGATGGAAAGCCGGTAGAGGTCGTTGCCGTGGTTGGGGATGGCCAATCATCACATTCGATACCAGCAAATAATGCGGAGGCGGTGTCCTAAATGTCCTTAAAAGTGACACGCAACCTTCAAGTCATCGCTGTTGCCAGTGGCAAGGGCGGTGTTGGCAAAACCAATGTGATTGCCAATCTGACGGCAGCGCTTTCTAAAATAAAGCAGCGCACTCTGTTACTGGATTGTGATCTGGGCATGGCTGATGCCGGTATTGTGCTAGGCATGAATTCTGATCGAACGATTGAAGATATTCTAACCGGCAGGCGGCAATATGAAGATGTCGTGCAACAAGGGGTCTTTGGACTGAATTTGGTGCCGGGGGTCAATGGCGCTGGGCGTATCATGGAAATGGACGCGGTTGCCAAACGCCGATTGGTTGATAGTTTGCGCCCTTGGACAAAGTCTTTTGACTATATTCTGCTAGATAATCCTAGCGGCGCTTCCTCCAGTTCGCTTTCTTTGATGGCTTCTGCCGATCAGGTGATTTTGGTTCTGTCTTCTGAACCGACATCTTTTATGGATGGCTATGCCCTTATCAAGCTGTTGGCGCTTGAATATAAGGTGAAAGAGATTCTGGTCGTCACCAATATGGTCGAGGATGAAACCGATGGGCGCGATCTATTTCGGCGTTTTTCGGATGTTTCCGCCCGTTTTCTTGGCATAAAACTGCATCATTTGGGTTCAGTGCCTCGGGATTCTCATATTCGTGAAGCGGTATTAAGAAAACGCTGCTGTCTGGATTTATTCCCCAGATCACGGGCATCAGAAGCCTTTGAACGCTTAGCGCATCGGCTTAATGACTATAGCTTGCTCAAGAAAACAAAGCGTAGCAATTTCTTTTCCAGCTTGGAGATGGTGAGTGCATCTTAATGATTTTGACGCTTCCGATCCCTCGCCAGATATCTACAGCCGCAACCCGTCAAAAAAGAATGTCGAAGCGTTAATCAAAACCCATCTTCAACTGGTTCGGAAAATTGCATGGCATGTACATGGCCGTGTTTCTTCTGCGATTGAAGTGGAAGACTTGATACAAATTGGCATGGTTGCTTTGATAGAGGCGGCCAATGCCTTTGAAAATCGGGGTTTTGCCTTTGCAACCTACGCCTCGATGCGGATAAGGGGCGCGATGATTGACTATATGCGTCAACATGCGGCCACGGCCCGTTCCAGTATTGTTCGCCAAAAAACCTTGAACAAAGCGCGTGAAGAGTTATCTGCGACGCTTGGTCGTCGTCCCGAAGAGGCTGAAATAGCTGAAAAGCTGAATATGTCTCCCAGCGAATATCGCGAATGGGCGGATGGGGCGATCAATATTCGGCAAGAATCTTTAGACGACGTTTATTCCGATCATTCCAGCATATTCACCGACGATAATGCCGATCAAGCAAGCGAGATGGAACGCGAGGCGTTGCAATCGGCTTTGGCTGAACAGATCAAAACTCTACCAGAGCGGGAGGCCTTGGTTTTACA
Encoded here:
- a CDS encoding AAA family ATPase; this translates as MSLKVTRNLQVIAVASGKGGVGKTNVIANLTAALSKIKQRTLLLDCDLGMADAGIVLGMNSDRTIEDILTGRRQYEDVVQQGVFGLNLVPGVNGAGRIMEMDAVAKRRLVDSLRPWTKSFDYILLDNPSGASSSSLSLMASADQVILVLSSEPTSFMDGYALIKLLALEYKVKEILVVTNMVEDETDGRDLFRRFSDVSARFLGIKLHHLGSVPRDSHIREAVLRKRCCLDLFPRSRASEAFERLAHRLNDYSLLKKTKRSNFFSSLEMVSAS
- a CDS encoding FliA/WhiG family RNA polymerase sigma factor, which translates into the protein MHLNDFDASDPSPDIYSRNPSKKNVEALIKTHLQLVRKIAWHVHGRVSSAIEVEDLIQIGMVALIEAANAFENRGFAFATYASMRIRGAMIDYMRQHAATARSSIVRQKTLNKAREELSATLGRRPEEAEIAEKLNMSPSEYREWADGAINIRQESLDDVYSDHSSIFTDDNADQASEMEREALQSALAEQIKTLPEREALVLQLYYVEELNLKEIGEVLDLGTARISQIKKSAVDHLRPKMTDWQH